One Clostridium sp. CM027 genomic window carries:
- a CDS encoding pseudouridine synthase codes for MERIDKILSNLGHGTRKEVKALLKKGKIEVDGVIVSDNTMKIDPDKAVIKVAGEEITYRKYIYIVMNKPAGVVSATVDKYDETVIDLIDQEYHAFNPFPIGRLDKDTVGLLLITNDGELNHKLIAPKNHVDKAYYAEINKFVDQKDIDTFKKGVVLDDGYKCMPAILKVLNADENGSEVMITIQEGKFHQVKRMFESVDKNVAFLRRISFGPLKLDENLSEGQYRELSEEELDLLKQV; via the coding sequence ATGGAAAGAATAGACAAAATATTATCAAATTTAGGCCATGGAACAAGAAAAGAAGTGAAGGCGTTGTTAAAAAAAGGGAAAATAGAGGTCGATGGAGTAATAGTTTCTGATAATACAATGAAAATTGATCCGGATAAGGCTGTAATAAAGGTAGCTGGTGAAGAAATAACATATAGAAAATACATATATATAGTCATGAATAAGCCAGCTGGGGTAGTTTCTGCTACAGTAGATAAGTATGATGAAACTGTTATTGATTTAATAGATCAAGAATACCATGCTTTTAATCCATTTCCTATAGGAAGATTGGATAAAGACACAGTAGGGTTATTGCTAATCACTAATGATGGTGAATTAAATCATAAATTGATAGCACCTAAGAATCATGTAGATAAGGCGTATTATGCCGAGATTAATAAATTTGTAGATCAAAAGGATATAGACACCTTTAAGAAAGGTGTTGTATTAGATGATGGTTATAAATGCATGCCGGCCATATTAAAAGTATTAAATGCAGATGAAAATGGATCTGAGGTAATGATTACTATTCAAGAAGGCAAATTTCATCAGGTAAAAAGAATGTTCGAAAGTGTTGATAAAAATGTTGCATTTTTAAGAAGAATTAGTTTTGGACCATTAAAATTAGATGAAAATTTATCTGAAGGACAATATCGAGAATTGTCGGAAGAAGAGTTGGATTTATTAAAACAGGTTTAA
- a CDS encoding triple tyrosine motif-containing protein — MNEMNISFSLENPEEKYKEIGISVENILEDNLNYKFLVGIDGTWTTLKKLSGARDAIWKPQADGKYSIMVQAKRKESKKPFDYMSKTDYLVGEAYEKLINDIYIDKIEIMAGEKVTLTVDATKIPIMYRYWVHERGNWLLIKDYSSENILTWTSKYCGEQEFLVECRNLDSKNTFDDSMKIRFNVQAIQSVEIVSFKCLTDGMVEGAELVFEVEANYGDNRMVLYKFVKINPKGNTKCIQDYSTKKLVSYVEENKGDYKLLCMAKDMYSIHEFDDRALIHYSVKPYEEINIHSFTSDLSSPQVCGTPIIFKCIARGGKELLYKFKIDGKCIEDSGYIRENNFFWIPKEAGEYKAYLWVKDASFKGEYEKKGSLDFLIDDIGNENVVIDDIILDNKETVLIGQIVHVKVKATGGNSLRYSFIISKDDKEIEKIQFGTRDFLEFTPEESGKFKLEVRVKDKYSKRKFDCHEVLCIQALECIPAKIDYVLMPTREYFMVGDTISLQVISENTKNTLVNYVLKIDGHLVEQTNFVEHKNYEIKPKCSGNYLIELLAKNKLSTNAYDSKKEIRIEIHETLPVRDTKILCDKANFMANETITFVAQSKGGKNVEYEVYLMEKGDWSLVQKFSRKNDYIFMPFTKGIYRILVLSKSSYKSISYEDYDIMEIEVKE, encoded by the coding sequence ATGAATGAAATGAATATATCGTTTAGCTTAGAAAACCCTGAAGAAAAATATAAAGAAATCGGAATAAGTGTTGAAAATATATTAGAGGATAATTTGAACTATAAATTTCTTGTAGGGATTGATGGAACATGGACTACTTTGAAGAAATTAAGTGGAGCCAGGGATGCTATATGGAAGCCACAGGCAGATGGTAAGTACTCCATAATGGTACAAGCTAAAAGAAAAGAAAGTAAGAAGCCCTTTGATTATATGTCAAAAACAGATTACCTGGTAGGCGAGGCTTACGAAAAGTTAATAAATGATATATACATAGATAAAATAGAAATAATGGCAGGTGAAAAAGTCACCTTAACAGTAGATGCCACAAAGATTCCTATTATGTATAGATATTGGGTACATGAAAGGGGGAATTGGCTACTTATAAAAGACTATTCATCAGAAAATATACTGACTTGGACTTCAAAATATTGTGGAGAGCAAGAGTTTTTGGTAGAATGCAGGAATTTAGATTCAAAAAATACATTTGATGACTCTATGAAAATACGATTTAATGTACAAGCCATACAATCAGTAGAAATTGTAAGTTTTAAATGTTTGACGGATGGTATGGTAGAAGGTGCGGAACTAGTTTTTGAGGTGGAGGCAAACTATGGGGATAACAGAATGGTTTTGTACAAATTTGTAAAAATTAATCCTAAGGGGAATACCAAATGCATACAAGATTATTCAACTAAGAAATTAGTTAGTTATGTTGAAGAAAACAAGGGTGATTATAAGCTACTATGTATGGCAAAGGATATGTATTCAATTCATGAATTTGATGATAGAGCATTGATTCATTATAGCGTTAAACCTTATGAAGAAATAAACATACATAGTTTCACTAGTGATTTAAGCTCACCGCAAGTATGTGGCACTCCTATAATTTTTAAGTGTATTGCTAGAGGTGGGAAAGAGTTATTATATAAATTCAAAATTGATGGAAAATGCATAGAGGATTCTGGTTACATTAGAGAAAATAATTTTTTTTGGATACCAAAAGAAGCGGGAGAATATAAAGCTTACTTATGGGTGAAGGATGCATCTTTTAAAGGAGAATATGAGAAGAAAGGTTCTTTAGATTTTCTAATTGACGATATAGGTAATGAAAATGTGGTTATTGATGATATAATTTTGGATAATAAAGAGACAGTACTAATAGGCCAAATAGTTCATGTAAAAGTCAAAGCAACAGGAGGAAATTCTTTAAGATATAGTTTTATAATTTCTAAAGATGATAAAGAGATAGAAAAAATACAATTTGGAACACGTGATTTTCTAGAGTTTACGCCAGAGGAGAGTGGAAAGTTCAAACTGGAGGTAAGAGTAAAAGATAAATATTCCAAAAGGAAATTTGATTGTCACGAAGTTCTATGTATTCAAGCTTTAGAATGCATTCCAGCTAAAATAGACTATGTATTAATGCCAACAAGAGAATACTTTATGGTTGGAGATACTATTTCTCTCCAAGTTATATCTGAAAATACAAAAAATACTCTTGTGAATTACGTTTTGAAAATAGATGGTCATTTAGTAGAACAAACAAATTTTGTGGAACATAAAAATTATGAGATTAAACCTAAATGTAGTGGAAACTATTTAATAGAACTTCTAGCAAAGAATAAATTGAGCACAAATGCATATGATAGTAAGAAGGAAATAAGAATAGAAATACATGAGACGCTACCTGTAAGAGATACAAAGATTCTATGTGATAAGGCAAATTTTATGGCTAATGAAACAATAACATTTGTAGCACAAAGTAAGGGTGGCAAGAATGTTGAATATGAGGTCTATCTCATGGAAAAAGGAGACTGGAGTTTGGTACAAAAATTTAGCAGGAAAAATGATTACATCTTTATGCCTTTTACTAAAGGGATTTACAGAATACTAGTATTATCAAAAAGTTCTTATAAGAGTATTTCATATGAAGATTATGATATAATGGAGATTGAAGTAAAAGAATAA
- a CDS encoding YaiI/YqxD family protein translates to MRIIVDADGCPGKQLIEKAAKENSIELIMYCDINHILSSDYASIRYVDSGFQSVDMKVANEAKSNDIVITQDFGVAAMVLAKGAYAIGPKGHIYDDDNIDKLLFERHLSGKLRRSGGKTFGPKKRTNEDDEKLYNNLIKLILKTQ, encoded by the coding sequence ATGAGAATTATTGTAGATGCAGATGGTTGCCCTGGTAAACAGCTAATAGAAAAGGCAGCTAAGGAAAACTCTATAGAGCTTATTATGTATTGTGATATTAATCATATTTTGAGTAGCGATTATGCCTCGATAAGGTATGTTGATAGTGGATTTCAAAGTGTTGATATGAAAGTAGCTAATGAGGCGAAATCTAATGACATAGTAATCACTCAAGATTTTGGGGTTGCTGCTATGGTTTTAGCTAAAGGTGCATATGCAATAGGCCCTAAAGGACATATATATGATGATGATAATATTGATAAATTATTATTTGAGAGGCATTTATCCGGCAAACTAAGACGGAGCGGAGGTAAAACCTTTGGTCCTAAAAAACGAACAAATGAAGATGATGAAAAGCTTTATAACAATTTAATTAAATTGATTCTAAAAACGCAATAA
- a CDS encoding glucose-6-phosphate isomerase, translated as MAKILSLDLSKTIPYLGEHEVSYLQPMVSAAHKMLADKTGAGNEFLGWMDLPLNYDKSEFKRIKQAAEKIKNNSEVLIVIGIGGSYLGARAAIETLSHSFYNSLSSDKRKAPAIFFAGNNISSTYMADLIDAVEGKDISINVISKSGTTTEPAIAFRILKGLLEKKYGKEGAKERIFATTDISKGALKKSADAEGYETFVIPDDIGGRFSVLTAVGLLPIAVAGIDIDEMMKGAADAREAYSVEDLNNNDCYKYAAARNALYRKGKVTEILVNYEPSLQYFGEWWKQLCGESEGKDQKGIFPASVNFSTDLHSMGQYIQEGVRNIFETVINVEKPRKEVVVEKESEDLDGLNFLAGKTMDFVNRKAFQGTVLAHNDGGVPNIILNVPALTAYNFGHMVYFFEKALAISGYLLGVNPFDQPGVEAYKKNMFALLGKSGYEETKAALEKRL; from the coding sequence ATGGCAAAAATTTTATCATTAGATTTAAGCAAAACAATTCCATATTTAGGTGAACATGAAGTTTCTTATTTACAGCCAATGGTATCTGCTGCACACAAAATGCTTGCAGATAAAACAGGTGCGGGGAATGAATTTTTAGGATGGATGGACCTTCCTTTAAATTATGATAAATCAGAATTTAAAAGAATTAAACAGGCAGCAGAAAAGATAAAAAATAATTCTGAAGTCTTAATAGTAATTGGAATAGGTGGTTCTTACCTAGGAGCTAGAGCGGCTATAGAAACGTTGAGTCATAGTTTTTATAACAGTCTTTCAAGCGATAAGAGAAAGGCGCCAGCAATATTCTTTGCAGGTAATAATATAAGTTCTACATATATGGCAGATTTAATTGATGCTGTAGAAGGAAAAGATATTTCTATAAATGTAATATCAAAATCAGGAACTACTACAGAACCAGCTATTGCTTTTAGAATATTAAAAGGATTATTAGAAAAGAAGTACGGAAAAGAAGGAGCTAAAGAAAGAATTTTTGCTACTACAGATATTTCTAAAGGAGCTCTAAAAAAATCAGCAGATGCAGAAGGCTATGAAACTTTTGTGATTCCGGATGATATAGGAGGAAGATTCTCAGTGTTAACAGCTGTAGGTTTACTTCCAATAGCAGTAGCGGGCATTGACATTGATGAAATGATGAAGGGTGCAGCGGATGCAAGAGAAGCATACAGTGTAGAGGATTTAAACAATAACGATTGTTATAAATATGCAGCAGCTAGAAATGCACTATATAGAAAAGGCAAGGTTACAGAAATTTTAGTTAACTATGAGCCATCACTTCAATATTTTGGTGAGTGGTGGAAACAACTTTGTGGGGAAAGTGAAGGAAAAGACCAAAAGGGAATATTCCCAGCATCAGTTAATTTCTCTACAGATTTGCATTCTATGGGACAGTATATTCAAGAGGGTGTAAGAAATATATTTGAAACAGTTATTAATGTAGAAAAGCCAAGGAAAGAAGTTGTAGTAGAAAAGGAAAGTGAAGATCTAGATGGATTGAACTTTTTAGCAGGTAAAACTATGGATTTTGTTAATAGAAAAGCTTTCCAAGGAACAGTACTTGCTCATAATGATGGGGGTGTACCTAACATTATTTTAAATGTGCCAGCATTAACAGCGTATAATTTTGGACATATGGTTTATTTCTTTGAAAAGGCTTTAGCAATAAGCGGATATTTATTAGGTGTGAATCCTTTTGATCAACCAGGAGTTGAAGCATATAAGAAAAATATGTTTGCTCTTCTTGGAAAATCAGGATATGAAGAAACCAAAGCAGCACTCGAAAAAAGGCTTTAA
- a CDS encoding glycoside hydrolase family 18 protein, whose product MIIHVVKSGETLYIISKLYGVPSNKIASDNELANPDELVVGQTLVILQVTRKHKILPGQSLYMIARMYGVTISDLYAANPNLKNSILIYPSEIIIIPPSTQKLGSLEVNGYALPTTDMDVLAKTLPSLTYLSIFSYQVLPNGTLKGINDVPLIVAARKAKVAPMMVITNLEEGGGFDSDLAHIILTDENIQNTLLDNIVSILENKNYYGLAIDLEYIFPKDKQSYNDFLRKTVIKLKALGYIVTTALAPKPNGDIKGLLYEAHDYPFHGAIASHVILMTYEWGYTAGPPMAVAPINEVKKILDYAVTVIPSKNIFMGIPNYGYVWTLPYVKGTKATVLGNVEAVDLARKVFASIQYDYTAQAPFFNYYDSNGKRHVVWFEDARSMNVKLRTANAYNLGGVSYWTIGKYFPQAFLVQNSLFDVKKVI is encoded by the coding sequence TTGATTATTCATGTTGTAAAAAGTGGTGAAACCTTATATATAATTTCTAAATTATATGGAGTTCCATCTAATAAAATTGCTTCTGATAATGAACTTGCAAACCCAGATGAACTTGTGGTAGGCCAAACGCTTGTAATACTTCAAGTCACAAGAAAACACAAAATTCTTCCTGGTCAATCACTTTACATGATAGCTAGAATGTATGGTGTAACTATTTCAGATTTATATGCTGCAAATCCTAACCTTAAAAATTCTATACTAATTTATCCTAGTGAAATTATTATTATACCACCATCAACGCAAAAATTAGGCTCACTTGAAGTTAATGGCTATGCACTTCCTACTACGGATATGGATGTTCTCGCAAAGACTCTTCCAAGTCTCACATACCTTAGTATATTCAGTTATCAGGTGCTGCCTAATGGAACTCTAAAAGGAATAAATGATGTCCCCTTAATAGTTGCTGCTAGAAAAGCTAAAGTAGCTCCTATGATGGTAATTACGAATTTAGAAGAGGGTGGTGGTTTTGATAGTGACCTAGCCCATATTATACTTACAGATGAAAATATACAAAACACTTTATTAGATAACATAGTCAGCATCTTGGAAAATAAAAATTATTACGGTTTAGCTATAGATCTAGAATATATTTTCCCAAAAGATAAACAAAGCTATAATGATTTTTTACGCAAAACAGTAATCAAACTAAAGGCTTTAGGCTATATTGTTACTACAGCTTTAGCCCCTAAGCCAAATGGTGATATAAAAGGATTACTTTATGAAGCGCATGATTACCCATTTCACGGTGCCATAGCTTCCCATGTTATACTGATGACTTATGAGTGGGGTTATACTGCAGGTCCACCAATGGCGGTGGCTCCAATTAATGAAGTAAAAAAAATCCTTGATTATGCTGTAACCGTAATTCCAAGTAAAAACATCTTTATGGGCATACCTAATTATGGGTACGTTTGGACTTTACCTTATGTAAAAGGAACTAAAGCAACTGTACTCGGTAATGTAGAAGCAGTTGATCTTGCGAGAAAGGTATTTGCATCTATTCAATATGACTATACCGCTCAAGCACCGTTTTTTAACTATTACGATTCTAATGGCAAAAGACATGTAGTTTGGTTTGAAGATGCTAGGAGTATGAACGTCAAACTTAGGACTGCTAATGCATATAATTTAGGCGGGGTTAGTTATTGGACTATTGGGAAATACTTCCCTCAAGCCTTTCTAGTTCAAAATTCATTATTCGATGTAAAAAAGGTAATTTAG
- the guaA gene encoding glutamine-hydrolyzing GMP synthase, giving the protein MNRELILVVDFGGQYNQLIARRVRENNVYCEIIPYTSSAEKIKNMNPKGIIFTGGPNSVYAKGAPKVEKEIFELGIPILGICYGAQLMARVFGGEVITPDVREYGKVEVDLCKDATIFAGIEKNQCWMSHTDHISKVPEGFDIIATTKDCPVAAMASVSKKLYGVQFHPEVKHTLFGEEMIRKFLYDVCEVKGDWSMSSFAQEKIKAIKELVGDKKVLCALSGGVDSSVAAVLVHKAIGDQLTCVFVDHGLLRKDEGDQVETIFKGEFKMNIIRVNAQERFLGKLKGVSDPEKKRKIIGEEFIRVFEEESNKLGQLDFLVQGTIYPDVVESGTATSATIKSHHNVGGLPEDMHFKLIEPLRELFKDEVRAVGEEIGIPHYLVWRQPFPGPGLAIRVLGEITPEKLFITSEADAIFRDEVAKAGLESEIWQYFACLPNIQSVGVMGDERTYCHTVALRAVTSSDGMTSDWARIPYEVLDIVSRRIVNEVKGVNRIVYDVTSKPPSTIEWE; this is encoded by the coding sequence ATTAATAGAGAATTAATTTTAGTTGTTGACTTTGGTGGTCAATATAATCAACTTATTGCAAGAAGAGTTAGAGAGAATAATGTTTATTGCGAAATAATACCATATACATCTTCTGCCGAAAAAATAAAAAACATGAATCCAAAAGGAATAATATTCACCGGCGGACCCAATAGTGTATATGCAAAAGGTGCTCCAAAGGTTGAAAAAGAAATATTCGAACTAGGTATTCCTATTTTGGGAATATGTTATGGTGCTCAACTAATGGCTCGAGTATTTGGTGGAGAAGTTATAACACCTGATGTTCGAGAATACGGAAAAGTAGAAGTTGACCTATGCAAAGATGCTACTATTTTTGCAGGAATAGAAAAGAATCAATGCTGGATGAGTCATACAGACCATATTTCTAAAGTACCAGAAGGATTTGATATAATTGCAACTACTAAAGATTGTCCAGTAGCTGCTATGGCGAGTGTTTCTAAAAAACTCTATGGAGTTCAATTTCACCCAGAAGTAAAACATACTCTTTTTGGTGAAGAAATGATTAGAAAGTTCCTATATGATGTTTGCGAGGTTAAAGGCGATTGGTCAATGTCATCTTTTGCGCAGGAAAAAATCAAGGCTATAAAAGAACTAGTTGGAGATAAAAAAGTACTTTGTGCTCTTTCAGGAGGCGTAGATTCTTCAGTTGCAGCAGTGCTTGTACATAAAGCAATAGGAGATCAGTTAACTTGTGTATTTGTAGATCACGGCCTTTTAAGAAAAGATGAAGGCGATCAAGTTGAAACAATATTCAAAGGCGAATTTAAAATGAACATAATAAGGGTTAATGCTCAAGAGAGATTCTTAGGTAAGCTTAAAGGTGTAAGTGATCCAGAGAAAAAGAGAAAGATAATTGGAGAAGAATTTATAAGAGTTTTTGAAGAGGAGTCTAATAAACTCGGACAATTAGATTTCCTTGTTCAAGGAACAATATATCCAGATGTAGTTGAAAGTGGTACTGCTACTTCAGCTACTATAAAAAGTCATCATAATGTTGGCGGACTTCCAGAAGATATGCACTTTAAACTAATAGAGCCTTTAAGAGAATTATTTAAAGATGAAGTTAGAGCAGTGGGAGAAGAGATTGGAATTCCTCATTACTTAGTGTGGAGACAACCATTCCCAGGACCAGGTCTCGCTATAAGAGTACTTGGAGAAATAACACCTGAAAAATTATTTATAACTAGCGAAGCAGACGCAATATTCAGAGATGAAGTGGCTAAAGCTGGACTTGAAAGTGAAATATGGCAATACTTTGCATGTCTACCAAACATCCAATCTGTTGGAGTTATGGGAGACGAACGAACATACTGCCATACGGTTGCCCTAAGAGCTGTAACTAGTTCAGATGGAATGACTTCAGATTGGGCTAGAATACCATATGAAGTGTTAGATATAGTTTCTAGAAGAATTGTTAATGAAGTTAAAGGAGTAAACAGAATTGTTTATGATGTAACTTCTAAGCCACCTTCAACTATTGAGTGGGAATAG
- the guaB gene encoding IMP dehydrogenase — protein MAKILKQAYTFDDVLLVPNKSKVLPKDVSLVTYLTKKIKLNIPLMSAGMDTVTESRMAIAMAREGGIGTIHKNMSIENQAIEVDRVKRQENGVITDPFFLSPDNILEDALALMSKYRISGVPITTNGKLVGIITNRDIVFETDYSKKIKDIMTSENLITASEGTSMQEAKELLKKHKIEKLPLVDSENYLRGLITIKDIEKTIKFPNAAKDSRGRLLCGAAVGVTVDIAERVAALVKAGVDVITIDTAHGHSFGVMDAVRKIKAVYPELQIIAGNVATSEATRDLIEAGADCVKVGIGPGSICTTRIVAGVGVPQLTAVMDCVEEGNKYGVPVIADGGIKYSGDIVKALAAGAKVVMMGSMFAGCEEAPGEMEIYQGRSYKVYRGMGSLSAMACGSKDRYFQEGNKKLVPEGVEGRIPFKGSVIETIYQMIGGIRSGMGYLGSETLEQLFETSTFVVQTSAGLRESHPHDVSITKEAPNYSVNN, from the coding sequence ATGGCAAAAATATTAAAACAAGCATATACTTTCGACGATGTATTGCTAGTTCCCAATAAGTCTAAAGTATTACCTAAGGATGTTAGTTTAGTTACTTACCTTACGAAAAAAATAAAACTTAACATACCTTTAATGAGTGCTGGTATGGACACTGTTACTGAGTCTAGAATGGCTATTGCTATGGCTAGAGAGGGTGGAATAGGAACTATACATAAGAACATGAGTATTGAAAACCAAGCTATTGAAGTGGATAGAGTTAAAAGACAAGAAAATGGTGTAATTACAGATCCATTCTTCTTATCTCCAGATAATATTTTAGAAGATGCATTAGCACTAATGAGTAAATATAGAATATCAGGAGTTCCAATTACAACAAATGGTAAATTAGTTGGAATAATCACTAATAGGGATATTGTTTTCGAAACTGATTATAGTAAGAAAATTAAAGATATAATGACAAGTGAAAATCTAATTACTGCATCAGAAGGAACAAGTATGCAGGAAGCTAAAGAACTTCTTAAAAAACATAAAATAGAAAAGTTACCTTTAGTAGATAGCGAAAATTATTTAAGAGGACTTATTACTATAAAAGATATAGAGAAAACCATAAAATTTCCGAATGCTGCAAAGGATTCTAGAGGAAGATTATTATGTGGTGCAGCTGTTGGTGTAACTGTAGACATAGCGGAGCGAGTAGCAGCCTTAGTGAAAGCTGGAGTAGATGTAATAACTATAGATACAGCTCATGGACATTCTTTTGGAGTAATGGATGCAGTGCGAAAAATAAAAGCTGTATACCCAGAACTTCAAATAATAGCAGGGAACGTTGCTACGAGTGAGGCAACCAGAGATTTAATTGAGGCAGGAGCGGATTGTGTAAAAGTAGGGATAGGTCCTGGATCAATTTGTACTACAAGGATTGTAGCAGGAGTAGGAGTTCCACAACTTACAGCAGTTATGGATTGCGTTGAAGAGGGGAATAAATATGGAGTTCCTGTTATTGCAGACGGCGGCATAAAATACTCAGGAGATATAGTTAAGGCATTAGCAGCAGGTGCTAAAGTGGTAATGATGGGTTCTATGTTTGCAGGCTGTGAGGAAGCTCCAGGTGAAATGGAAATCTATCAGGGAAGAAGCTATAAGGTATATAGAGGCATGGGTTCTCTAAGTGCTATGGCTTGCGGAAGTAAGGATAGGTATTTCCAAGAAGGAAATAAAAAGTTAGTTCCAGAAGGGGTAGAAGGAAGAATACCTTTCAAAGGAAGTGTTATAGAAACTATATATCAGATGATAGGCGGTATACGTTCAGGAATGGGATATTTAGGTTCTGAAACGCTAGAGCAATTATTTGAGACTTCAACCTTTGTTGTCCAAACATCAGCAGGGCTAAGAGAAAGTCATCCACATGATGTGTCAATTACAAAAGAAGCGCCAAATTATAGCGTGAACAACTAG
- the groL gene encoding chaperonin GroEL (60 kDa chaperone family; promotes refolding of misfolded polypeptides especially under stressful conditions; forms two stacked rings of heptamers to form a barrel-shaped 14mer; ends can be capped by GroES; misfolded proteins enter the barrel where they are refolded when GroES binds): MAKDILFGEEARRAMQRGVDKLANTVKITLGPKGRNVILDKKFGSPLITNDGVTIAREIELEDAFENMGAQLVKEVATKTNDVAGDGTTTATLLAQAIIREGLKNVTAGANPMLIRTGIKMAVDKAVEEIKKSSKPVNGKEDISRVAAISASDEVTGALIADAMERVGNEGVITVEESKSMGTELDVVEGMQFDRGYLSAYMVTDAEKMEANLDEPYILITDKKITNIQDILPILEQIVQQGKKLLIIAEDIEGEALSTLVVNKLRGTFTCVAVKAPGFGDRRKEMLQDIAILTGGEVICEELGRELKDVTVDMLGKAESVKISKENTTIVNGRGEKDTIHDRVSQIKKQIEETTSDFDREKLQERLAKLAGGVAVIKVGAATETELKEKKLRIEDALAATKAAVEEGIVPGGGTVYINAISEIAKLSSDTPDVQVGINIIKRALEEPLRQIATNAGAEASVIIEKVRESAGENGYDALRGEMVNMIKAGIVDPTKVVRSALQNAASVAATFLTTEVAVADIPEKNSAPMGGAPGMGMDGMY; this comes from the coding sequence ATGGCTAAAGATATATTGTTTGGAGAAGAAGCAAGAAGAGCTATGCAAAGAGGTGTAGATAAACTTGCAAACACTGTTAAAATAACACTCGGACCTAAAGGAAGAAATGTTATTTTAGATAAAAAGTTTGGATCACCATTAATAACAAATGATGGTGTTACTATAGCTAGGGAAATAGAGCTAGAAGATGCATTTGAAAATATGGGAGCACAACTTGTTAAAGAAGTTGCTACAAAGACAAATGATGTAGCAGGAGATGGTACAACTACAGCTACATTGCTTGCCCAAGCTATAATAAGAGAAGGTTTAAAAAATGTTACAGCTGGTGCCAATCCAATGTTAATAAGAACTGGTATAAAAATGGCTGTAGATAAAGCTGTTGAAGAAATTAAAAAATCTTCTAAACCAGTTAATGGTAAGGAAGATATATCGAGAGTTGCTGCTATATCAGCTAGTGATGAAGTAACGGGAGCTCTAATTGCTGATGCTATGGAAAGAGTAGGCAACGAAGGTGTTATAACTGTAGAAGAATCAAAATCTATGGGAACAGAACTTGATGTTGTTGAAGGAATGCAATTTGATAGAGGATATTTAAGTGCATATATGGTTACAGATGCAGAAAAAATGGAAGCAAATCTTGATGAGCCATATATTTTAATAACTGATAAGAAAATTACTAATATACAAGACATACTTCCAATACTTGAGCAAATCGTTCAACAAGGCAAAAAGTTATTAATAATTGCTGAAGATATTGAGGGTGAAGCTTTAAGCACATTAGTTGTTAATAAATTAAGAGGAACTTTTACTTGTGTAGCTGTTAAAGCACCAGGTTTTGGTGACAGAAGAAAAGAAATGCTTCAAGATATAGCAATCCTAACTGGAGGAGAAGTTATATGCGAAGAATTAGGAAGAGAACTAAAAGATGTTACTGTTGACATGCTTGGAAAAGCAGAAAGTGTTAAAATATCTAAAGAAAACACTACTATAGTAAATGGCAGGGGTGAAAAAGATACAATACATGATAGAGTTTCCCAAATTAAAAAGCAAATTGAAGAAACTACATCAGATTTTGATAGAGAAAAATTACAAGAAAGACTTGCTAAACTTGCAGGCGGAGTAGCTGTAATAAAAGTTGGAGCTGCTACTGAAACTGAATTAAAAGAAAAGAAACTCCGAATAGAAGATGCTCTTGCAGCTACAAAAGCAGCAGTTGAAGAGGGAATAGTTCCTGGTGGTGGAACAGTTTATATTAATGCTATTTCTGAGATTGCAAAATTATCATCAGATACACCAGATGTTCAAGTGGGTATTAACATAATTAAAAGAGCATTAGAAGAACCATTAAGACAAATAGCTACAAATGCTGGCGCTGAAGCTTCAGTTATAATAGAAAAAGTAAGAGAAAGCGCTGGAGAAAATGGATATGATGCTTTACGTGGAGAAATGGTAAACATGATAAAAGCTGGGATTGTTGATCCAACAAAAGTTGTAAGATCAGCACTTCAAAACGCAGCATCTGTTGCAGCAACATTCTTAACAACTGAAGTTGCAGTTGCAGATATTCCAGAAAAGAATTCAGCACCAATGGGTGGCGCACCAGGAATGGGAATGGATGGAATGTACTAA